The Nitrospira sp. KM1 genome includes a window with the following:
- a CDS encoding type II secretion system protein GspG encodes MAPLRNAQRTSYKATYCQISPAQTGDVRSAPPTAHLTRAVEKAAFVQALRIVAPELAALPRQSAAITSSLTAEHQAQLPEAYKAIARLIADQTGTSTLNSAALFAAIAPATLIAIAQQLAAYRAQMVESITKSVAEIVVAYRAALVVPSEGNTGSPTARKTADPKGATVQTGESANGLPIITSVTPLAAAKAPSSARTKTAGAKSKLELRGQTVSITIDESRPLPEAFSSSLAADAGASYQPSNAAAIGWAEKAHPRLFSSLAQQLQPYLGVTLDERAAAGNVPALLGTLQSVFATVLNPTSVGGAINGFQSRMMVEPVGNLHLERVEMCPAGVERGELANSVPLAPGETVNISHKEWSITEREFEDIVQDFFEGYSEQGVAEKNDIAMSTDSQSQHATALNVGASLSASYGAVTLSTNFGYSATSNDTRSKKDSRNHSMEITKKASARTKKDHKVTFKVSSVVGSEDQSVRVISNPSATDTMRIDYFQLARKWKVDLLRYGLRMTYDIVIPNPGAGIVRLVEDVKKLDALIGTPFSFTLPLTAIYYNSLATDPHLISNYDTLAAQYNAAVTAPPEARKWVNVHKETQPVNDYDNVHFDSIDFDIDENYYIYTVQFELNYQRNEGDTRSFLLMLGSETLSAGLNRLIGMSGHLSIDFMYQYVYNYAINITFICRPKVQVLLDWRLQVWGQIRQAAEEQYNKNLQNYRDEQAKLTQQIADFDALTLRRMEREEIMKGVLRWLLGPQFYLVPFNLSGLFGSDASHPGVGDVLDPNRLTEAEWISVLERGEFIKYLHNAIEWENVLYFTYPYFWDDNKLWDFKKFLYHPDPTHRMFLRSGAARVVLTIRSGFESSFTSLIESGSFGSLPGPHPYVTIAQEIQNFANTNYPGFPPANPEQNARPLLFLEQRRVWREMQYMIQLLNACKAATGSFPAGLTGNTIPVAALTAFLDGPVVINGTTYNGINDYNTQANNQQLALDPATPQEALLSTYTSVPATDVTWGHDYYYKCPGDSGDYDLICFGADGVPGGADKNADISANAEASLISTWFEYTPTGAMDIGVTVNPPNIVPPQPSAEIA; translated from the coding sequence GCAGTTGAAAAAGCCGCTTTTGTGCAGGCGCTGCGGATCGTTGCACCCGAATTGGCGGCATTACCCAGGCAATCAGCTGCAATCACATCATCACTCACGGCTGAGCATCAGGCTCAACTACCCGAGGCGTATAAGGCGATCGCTCGGTTGATTGCCGATCAGACCGGCACTTCCACACTGAATAGTGCCGCGCTGTTCGCCGCGATTGCGCCGGCCACCTTGATCGCGATCGCGCAACAACTGGCGGCTTATCGCGCGCAGATGGTGGAGTCGATCACGAAATCTGTCGCAGAAATCGTCGTCGCCTATCGCGCCGCGCTGGTTGTGCCGTCGGAGGGAAATACCGGTTCACCGACAGCACGGAAGACGGCGGATCCCAAGGGCGCGACCGTGCAAACGGGCGAATCGGCCAACGGCCTGCCGATCATCACAAGCGTCACACCGCTTGCCGCAGCCAAGGCACCGTCATCGGCACGGACCAAGACTGCCGGCGCAAAGAGCAAGCTGGAACTGCGCGGGCAAACCGTCTCGATCACGATCGACGAATCGCGTCCCCTACCCGAGGCGTTCTCGTCGTCGTTGGCGGCCGATGCAGGGGCAAGTTATCAGCCATCGAATGCGGCCGCCATCGGATGGGCGGAAAAGGCGCATCCGCGCTTGTTTTCGAGTCTTGCACAACAACTGCAGCCGTATCTCGGTGTCACGCTCGATGAGCGTGCCGCGGCCGGCAATGTTCCTGCGCTGCTTGGCACGTTACAGAGCGTGTTTGCGACGGTACTCAACCCCACTTCGGTGGGCGGGGCGATCAACGGCTTCCAGTCGCGCATGATGGTGGAACCGGTCGGCAATCTTCATCTGGAGCGCGTCGAGATGTGCCCCGCCGGCGTCGAGCGCGGCGAGTTGGCGAATTCGGTGCCGCTGGCGCCCGGCGAGACGGTCAATATCAGTCATAAAGAATGGTCGATCACGGAGCGCGAATTTGAAGACATCGTGCAAGATTTCTTCGAGGGCTACAGCGAACAGGGGGTGGCCGAGAAGAATGACATCGCGATGTCGACCGACTCGCAGTCGCAACATGCGACCGCGCTCAATGTCGGCGCCTCGCTGTCGGCCAGTTATGGCGCGGTCACGCTGAGCACCAACTTCGGCTATTCGGCGACATCGAACGATACCCGGTCGAAGAAGGACAGCCGGAATCACAGCATGGAGATTACGAAGAAGGCTTCGGCCCGTACGAAAAAAGATCACAAAGTGACGTTTAAAGTAAGCTCGGTGGTCGGCAGCGAAGACCAGTCGGTGCGCGTGATTTCGAACCCAAGCGCAACCGACACGATGCGCATCGATTATTTTCAGTTGGCGCGCAAGTGGAAGGTCGATCTCTTGCGCTACGGGCTGAGAATGACCTACGACATCGTCATTCCGAACCCCGGAGCCGGCATCGTCAGACTGGTTGAAGACGTCAAAAAGCTCGATGCATTGATCGGCACACCGTTTAGCTTCACGCTGCCGCTGACGGCGATCTATTACAACTCGCTGGCGACCGACCCGCATTTGATTTCGAACTACGACACGCTCGCCGCCCAATACAATGCCGCGGTGACCGCGCCGCCCGAAGCGCGCAAATGGGTCAACGTGCACAAAGAGACACAACCGGTCAACGACTACGACAACGTGCACTTTGATTCGATCGACTTCGACATCGACGAGAACTACTACATCTATACGGTGCAGTTCGAATTGAACTACCAAAGAAATGAGGGTGATACACGCTCGTTTTTATTGATGCTCGGCAGCGAAACTTTGAGCGCGGGTTTAAACAGGCTGATCGGCATGTCCGGACATCTGTCGATCGACTTCATGTATCAGTATGTCTACAACTATGCGATCAACATCACGTTCATTTGCCGGCCGAAGGTGCAGGTGCTGCTCGACTGGCGGCTCCAAGTTTGGGGGCAGATTCGTCAGGCTGCGGAAGAGCAGTACAACAAAAATCTTCAAAACTACCGTGACGAGCAGGCGAAGCTGACACAGCAGATCGCCGACTTCGACGCATTGACTTTGCGCCGCATGGAGCGCGAGGAAATCATGAAAGGGGTATTGCGGTGGCTGCTGGGACCGCAATTTTATCTGGTGCCGTTCAACCTGTCAGGGCTGTTCGGCAGCGATGCCAGCCATCCGGGTGTCGGCGATGTGCTGGATCCCAACCGTCTGACCGAAGCCGAGTGGATAAGCGTGCTGGAGCGCGGCGAATTCATCAAGTATTTGCATAACGCGATCGAGTGGGAGAACGTCCTGTACTTCACCTATCCCTACTTCTGGGATGACAACAAACTGTGGGACTTCAAGAAGTTTCTGTATCATCCCGATCCGACACACCGCATGTTTCTCCGCTCCGGCGCGGCACGCGTCGTGTTGACGATTCGATCCGGTTTTGAGTCAAGTTTTACTAGCTTAATAGAATCCGGTTCATTCGGTTCCCTGCCGGGGCCGCACCCCTATGTGACGATCGCGCAGGAGATTCAGAATTTCGCCAACACCAACTACCCCGGGTTTCCACCGGCGAACCCCGAGCAGAACGCGCGCCCTCTGCTCTTTCTTGAACAACGCCGCGTCTGGCGCGAGATGCAATATATGATTCAGTTGCTGAACGCCTGCAAGGCGGCGACGGGAAGTTTTCCAGCCGGACTCACCGGGAACACGATTCCAGTGGCTGCGCTGACGGCTTTCTTGGACGGTCCGGTTGTCATCAATGGCACCACGTACAATGGCATCAACGACTACAACACGCAGGCCAACAATCAACAACTCGCCTTGGATCCGGCGACACCGCAAGAGGCCTTGCTGTCGACTTATACGAGCGTACCGGCCACCGATGTGACCTGGGGGCATGACTACTACTACAAATGCCCAGGCGACAGCGGGGACTACGACCTGATTTGCTTTGGCGCTGACGGGGTGCCGGGGGGCGCGGACAAAAACGCCGACATCTCGGCAAATGCCGAGGCCTCGCTGATCTCCACCTGGTTTGAGTACACACCAACCGGTGCGATGGACATCGGCGTTACGGTCAATCCGCCGAACATCGTGCCGCCCCAGCCGAGCGCGGAGATCGCATGA